In Oncorhynchus kisutch isolate 150728-3 linkage group LG5, Okis_V2, whole genome shotgun sequence, a genomic segment contains:
- the LOC109891398 gene encoding zinc finger protein 227, protein MSKMQLLNMFLRERLTAAAVEIFGVVEKTIVEYQEEITRSKEENERLQKLLDMVIKPHVKLHRADPRQLHDSEEEVPLEQEWRRESSELTQSTEEQDLRTDLGEEQMQGPETHGHNIEFGFTPPCVKGDFVQDPWPSHLFQTQIVEDNETNNLSSTLVEHIKTEPDGEDYGVLTSDPQLMFAVNAHCSAAPSENMHGTEIGGPLQRKTKTGRPFRHIGTLSELKKRRALYERFRCHVCGKGFPARNGLGDHMTTHTGERPHSCHLCGKGFKVKSHLKEHIRVHTGEKPFVCPVCGKAFRQDAHMKGHLRGTHKEKPYRCHDCGESFSQMGEMQVHRTVCCGPIVLGPKLM, encoded by the exons ATGTCAAAAATGCAATTGCTCAATATGTTTCTGCGCGAGAGATTGACAGCGGCTGCTGTTGAGATATTTGGAGTAGTTGAAAAGACGATAGTGGAGTATCAAGAAGAAATCACCCGTTCGAAGGAAGAGAACGAACGTTTACAGAAACTGTTGGATATGGTCATTAAACCTCATGTCAAGTTACATAGAGCAG ACCCTAGGCAGCTCCATGACTCTGAAGAAGAGGTTCCCCTTGAgcaggagtggaggagggaaagTTCAGAGCTCACACAAAGTACAGAGGAACAGGACCTCCGGACCGATCTGGGAGAAGAGCAAATGCAAGGGCCTGAGACTCATGGTCATAACATAGAGTTCGGGTTCACTCCTCCTTGTGTGAAAGGTGATTTTGTCCAGGACCCTTGGCCCTCACACCTTTTCCAAACCCAAATTGTGGAAGACAATGAGACGAATAATCTATCAAGCACCCTAGTGGAACACATTAAAACAGAACCTGATGGAGAGGACTATGGAGTACTAACGAGTGACCCACAGCTCATGTTTGCAGTAAACGCACACTGTTCTGCAGCTCCGAGTGAAAACATGCATGGAACAGAGATTGGAGGCCCTCTGCAACGGAAAACAAAGACAGGAAGACCATTCAGACATATAGGAACGCTGTCTGAACTTAAGAAGAGACGCGCTTTGTATGAGCGATTTCGTTGCCATGTCTGTGGAAAAGGGTTCCCAGCAAGGAATGGTCTGGGAGACCACATGACAACTCATACAGGGGAgagaccacacagctgtcaccTCTGTGGGAAAGGTTTCAAAGTGAAGAGTCATCTGAAAGAGCATATCAgggttcacacaggagagaaacccttTGTCTGCCCAGTCTGTGGGAAAGCGTTCAGGCAGGACGCCCATATGAAAGGACATTTGAGGGGGACTCACAAGGAGAAACCATACAGATGCCATGATTGTGGCGAAAGCTTCAGTCAGATGGGAGAGATGCAAGTGCATAGGACAGTGTGCTGTGGTCCAATTGTCCTGGGCCCAAAGTTGATGTAA